A genomic window from Leptolyngbya sp. BL0902 includes:
- a CDS encoding GNAT family N-acetyltransferase: MPLALPLLTTRPELGQADLPTLVAFYEACEQADPRDHAPTLDQLQHRLDHPPPGGRHRRQYWETADGQLVGVVNLWMTDPRTDIPPEPSLPASFAPPTSQEKSALGPYPPVVNGHLGIMVHPSYRHQGLESTLLDWAENFVQTYGQTTQRDGPIPVYLRATVAQDRTVEQESYGAHGFQMVRCFQTLQRSLLLPVDAPSWPAGFGMQRADTVQVEDWVALFNDAFVDHWRFVPLTVAQHQHRRQSPTYQPDLDWVAVAADGTLVGFCTAHIPYEDNARHHRQEGEITLLGTRRGYRRQGLARAMLLYGLQQLQAAGLDTVMIGVDRDNPNQAKALYESLGFGLKESWLNYFKVFT, from the coding sequence ATGCCCCTTGCGCTGCCGCTACTCACCACTAGACCCGAACTAGGACAGGCCGACTTACCCACCCTAGTGGCCTTTTATGAAGCCTGCGAACAGGCCGATCCCCGCGACCATGCCCCCACCCTAGATCAACTTCAGCATCGGCTGGATCACCCGCCCCCCGGTGGTCGGCACCGTCGGCAGTATTGGGAAACGGCGGACGGACAACTGGTGGGCGTGGTCAACCTGTGGATGACTGATCCCAGAACAGATATTCCTCCAGAGCCGTCCTTGCCCGCCTCTTTCGCCCCTCCTACATCTCAGGAAAAGTCAGCGTTAGGCCCCTATCCGCCCGTGGTGAATGGCCATTTGGGCATCATGGTGCATCCCAGCTACCGCCATCAGGGTTTGGAATCGACCTTGCTCGACTGGGCTGAGAATTTTGTGCAAACCTACGGGCAAACCACCCAACGGGATGGCCCTATTCCGGTTTATCTGCGGGCAACGGTTGCTCAAGATCGCACGGTAGAGCAGGAGAGCTATGGGGCGCATGGGTTTCAGATGGTGCGTTGTTTTCAAACGCTTCAGCGATCCCTCCTCCTCCCGGTGGATGCCCCATCGTGGCCAGCGGGCTTTGGCATGCAGCGGGCGGATACCGTTCAGGTCGAGGACTGGGTGGCGCTGTTCAACGACGCCTTTGTGGATCACTGGCGCTTTGTGCCCCTCACCGTGGCTCAGCATCAGCATCGACGGCAAAGCCCCACCTACCAGCCCGATTTGGACTGGGTGGCCGTGGCCGCAGACGGCACCCTGGTAGGGTTCTGCACCGCCCACATCCCCTACGAAGACAATGCCCGCCACCATCGCCAAGAGGGCGAAATTACGCTGCTGGGCACCCGTCGCGGCTACCGTCGGCAAGGATTAGCGCGGGCCATGCTGCTCTATGGGTTGCAGCAGCTTCAAGCGGCGGGCCTCGATACGGTGATGATCGGCGTAGACCGAGATAACCCCAACCAGGCCAAAGCCCTCTACGAATCCCTGGGCTTTGGCCTCAAAGAGAGCTGGCTGAACTATTTCAAGGTGTTCACCTGA
- the dusA gene encoding tRNA dihydrouridine(20/20a) synthase DusA, whose protein sequence is MTNATLEVPLSLAPMMDRTDRHYRYFMRQISRRTLLYTEMVTAQAIRYGNRDHLLGFTADERPLVLQVGGDDPALLVEATRAAADFGYDAINLNVGCPSDRVQSGNFGACLMTQPQRVAEAVAAMRAASPLPVSVKHRIGVDDLDRYEDMVTFVDTVAQTGCRHFTVHARKAWLQGLSPKDNRTVPPLRYGDVHRLKQDFPHLWIEINGGFVTLDQVAAQLGPVDGVMIGRAAYDHPYLFAEVDRRFFGVSDAPLTRFEVAETLLPYIDHWTSRGLKLNKITRHLLMLFAGQPGSRQWKRLLTEESCKPDAGVEVVQRALQAVRQATAQQIELESLK, encoded by the coding sequence ATGACTAACGCCACCCTTGAGGTGCCCCTCAGCCTTGCGCCAATGATGGATCGCACGGATCGGCACTATCGCTACTTTATGCGGCAGATTAGCCGTCGCACGCTGCTGTATACCGAGATGGTGACGGCCCAGGCCATTCGCTACGGCAACCGCGATCATTTGCTGGGGTTCACCGCCGATGAGCGGCCCCTGGTGTTGCAGGTGGGGGGCGATGATCCGGCCCTGCTGGTGGAGGCCACGCGGGCGGCGGCGGACTTTGGCTACGACGCCATCAACCTCAATGTGGGCTGCCCCAGCGACCGGGTGCAAAGCGGCAACTTTGGGGCCTGTTTGATGACCCAGCCCCAGCGGGTGGCCGAGGCCGTGGCGGCAATGCGGGCGGCAAGTCCGCTGCCTGTCAGCGTCAAACACCGCATTGGCGTGGACGACCTGGATCGCTACGAAGACATGGTGACGTTTGTGGACACCGTGGCCCAAACCGGATGTCGGCACTTCACCGTCCATGCCCGTAAGGCCTGGTTGCAAGGACTCAGCCCCAAAGACAACCGCACCGTGCCACCCCTGCGCTACGGCGATGTCCACCGCCTCAAGCAGGATTTTCCCCATTTGTGGATTGAAATCAACGGCGGCTTTGTCACCCTCGACCAGGTTGCCGCCCAGCTTGGCCCGGTGGACGGGGTGATGATTGGCCGCGCTGCCTACGATCATCCCTACCTGTTTGCCGAGGTGGATCGGCGGTTCTTTGGGGTCAGTGACGCGCCCCTGACCCGCTTTGAGGTGGCCGAAACCCTGCTGCCCTACATCGACCACTGGACGAGCCGAGGGCTGAAGCTGAACAAAATTACCCGCCACCTGCTGATGCTGTTTGCCGGACAACCGGGCAGCCGCCAGTGGAAACGCCTCCTCACCGAAGAGTCCTGCAAACCCGACGCCGGAGTGGAGGTGGTGCAACGCGCCCTCCAGGCCGTGCGCCAAGCCACCGCCCAACAGATCGAACTGGAATCTCTAAAATAG
- the ftsH4 gene encoding ATP-dependent zinc metalloprotease FtsH4, whose protein sequence is MPVNKDPQPSRPRTIANVLLWVATGFLLLNLLAPSLFGSQIAKEPYSMFIHRVQDQEVLRASVGQNEIRYQLKDAEGQPGEVYVTTPIFDLQLPQRLEDNGVEFAAVPPPKGQWFSSLLSWVIPPIIFIAVWRFFLARGSGGPQGALSIGKSKAKVYVEGENGKITFDDVAGVEEAKAELVEIVDFLKTPKRFTDLGAKIPKGVLLIGPPGTGKTLMAKAVAGEAGVPFFSISGSEFVELFVGVGSSRVRDLFDQAKKQAPCIIFIDELDAIGKSRASSSFYGGNDEREQTLNQLLTEMDGFEAGDTTVIVLAATNRPETLDPALLRPGRFDRQVLVDRPDLKGREAILNIHAKDVKLAETVDLKQIATRTPGFAGADLANLVNEAALLAARRNSGHVEQQDFAEAIERVVAGLEKKSRVLNDKEKEIVAYHEVGHALVGAVVPGTDEVEKISIVPRGMAALGYTLQLPTEDRFLRDEAELKGQIATLLGGRSAEEIIFGHITTGAANDLQRATDLAEQMVTSYGMSQVLGPLAYDRAQRNLFLDNGMGNARRPISEDTAKAIDEEVKSLVEAGHQYALSVLSHNRDLLEALAQQLLESEVIEGDVLRAQLKQVQIPAAEAQFFNGAPLTTA, encoded by the coding sequence ATGCCTGTCAACAAAGATCCCCAGCCCAGTCGGCCTCGGACGATTGCCAATGTTCTACTGTGGGTCGCCACCGGATTTCTGCTGCTAAACTTGCTGGCTCCTAGCCTGTTTGGCTCCCAGATTGCCAAGGAACCCTACAGCATGTTCATCCATCGGGTGCAGGATCAGGAAGTGCTGCGGGCCTCGGTGGGGCAAAACGAAATTCGCTATCAGCTTAAGGATGCCGAGGGCCAGCCCGGTGAGGTCTACGTCACCACGCCCATTTTTGACCTGCAACTGCCCCAGCGATTGGAAGACAACGGCGTAGAATTTGCCGCTGTGCCGCCGCCAAAGGGCCAGTGGTTTAGCAGTTTGCTGAGCTGGGTGATTCCGCCGATTATCTTCATTGCGGTGTGGCGCTTTTTCCTGGCGCGGGGCAGTGGTGGCCCCCAGGGGGCGCTGTCCATCGGCAAGAGCAAGGCCAAGGTGTATGTGGAGGGGGAAAACGGCAAAATCACCTTCGACGATGTGGCCGGGGTGGAAGAAGCCAAGGCCGAACTGGTGGAAATTGTGGACTTTTTGAAAACCCCTAAGCGCTTCACCGATTTGGGGGCCAAAATTCCCAAGGGGGTGCTGCTGATTGGCCCACCGGGAACGGGCAAAACCCTGATGGCCAAGGCCGTTGCTGGAGAGGCCGGAGTACCCTTCTTCAGCATTTCCGGCTCGGAATTTGTGGAGTTGTTTGTGGGGGTGGGGTCTTCCCGCGTGCGCGACCTGTTTGACCAGGCGAAAAAACAAGCGCCCTGCATCATTTTTATTGACGAACTCGATGCCATCGGCAAATCCCGTGCATCTAGCAGTTTCTATGGCGGCAACGACGAGCGCGAACAAACCCTCAACCAACTGCTGACGGAAATGGACGGCTTTGAGGCAGGGGATACCACGGTGATCGTCCTAGCGGCAACGAACCGACCCGAAACCCTCGACCCCGCGCTGCTGCGTCCCGGTCGGTTTGACCGTCAGGTGTTGGTAGACCGTCCCGATCTCAAGGGGCGTGAGGCCATCCTCAACATCCACGCCAAGGATGTGAAGCTGGCGGAAACGGTGGATCTGAAGCAGATCGCTACCCGCACTCCGGGCTTTGCCGGGGCCGACCTAGCCAACTTGGTCAACGAAGCCGCCCTGCTCGCCGCCCGCCGCAACAGTGGCCACGTGGAGCAGCAGGATTTTGCCGAAGCCATTGAGCGGGTCGTCGCCGGACTAGAGAAAAAAAGCCGCGTCCTCAACGACAAGGAAAAGGAAATTGTCGCCTACCACGAAGTGGGCCATGCCCTGGTGGGGGCGGTGGTGCCCGGAACCGACGAGGTGGAAAAAATCTCCATCGTGCCTCGCGGCATGGCGGCCCTGGGCTACACCCTGCAACTGCCCACCGAGGATCGCTTCCTGCGGGATGAGGCCGAACTGAAGGGCCAGATTGCTACCCTGCTGGGGGGCCGTTCGGCGGAGGAAATCATCTTTGGCCACATCACCACCGGAGCCGCCAACGACCTGCAACGGGCCACGGATCTGGCCGAACAAATGGTCACGTCCTACGGCATGAGCCAGGTGCTTGGCCCCCTGGCCTACGACCGCGCCCAGCGCAACCTGTTTCTGGATAACGGCATGGGCAATGCCCGTCGCCCCATCAGCGAAGACACTGCCAAGGCCATTGACGAGGAGGTAAAGAGCCTGGTGGAAGCGGGCCATCAGTATGCCCTCAGCGTGCTGAGCCACAACCGCGACCTGCTGGAAGCCCTGGCCCAGCAACTGCTGGAATCGGAAGTCATCGAGGGCGACGTTCTTCGGGCACAGCTCAAACAGGTGCAAATCCCCGCCGCCGAAGCCCAGTTCTTCAACGGTGCTCCCCTAACCACGGCCTAG
- a CDS encoding cytochrome b/b6 domain-containing protein has translation MAKSSAPYQPLLLRVLHGLTGLCLIGAILSAYWTYDTYDGRWGGIPLPKFPEIESIHGTFGMWTLLIFPAFVVYACRPGQRRLVQPDTLQKLAQVGKPAWWYTLNRITNTLALLALTFALFSGKMMGSDWLPEGELYHAWYYAHLISWIIMVLAIALHLLMSAKVGGSPLLLSMLTWRFREKDSPAHWPQQIKTWWAATQQGAWATWFRPMTALIALEVAILVSIVAAWIIPLFKHA, from the coding sequence ATGGCAAAATCCTCTGCTCCCTACCAACCCTTGCTGCTGCGGGTTTTGCATGGCCTCACCGGGCTGTGTCTGATCGGCGCAATCCTCTCCGCCTACTGGACCTACGACACCTACGATGGTCGCTGGGGTGGGATTCCTTTACCCAAGTTTCCCGAAATTGAAAGCATCCACGGCACCTTTGGGATGTGGACGCTGCTGATTTTTCCCGCCTTTGTGGTCTATGCCTGTCGTCCGGGCCAGCGCCGCCTGGTGCAGCCCGACACCCTGCAAAAGCTGGCCCAGGTCGGCAAACCCGCCTGGTGGTACACCCTCAACCGCATTACTAATACCCTAGCCCTGCTGGCCCTCACCTTTGCCCTCTTCAGCGGCAAAATGATGGGCTCCGATTGGCTCCCCGAGGGCGAACTGTATCACGCCTGGTACTATGCCCACCTGATTTCCTGGATCATCATGGTGCTGGCCATCGCCCTCCATCTGTTGATGAGCGCCAAGGTGGGCGGGTCGCCGCTGCTGCTCTCCATGCTGACCTGGCGATTTCGCGAAAAAGACAGCCCCGCCCATTGGCCCCAGCAGATCAAGACATGGTGGGCCGCTACCCAGCAGGGAGCCTGGGCCACCTGGTTTCGGCCCATGACGGCGCTGATCGCCCTAGAAGTCGCAATTTTAGTCAGCATCGTCGCTGCTTGGATTATCCCGTTGTTTAAACACGCCTAA
- the hypB gene encoding hydrogenase nickel incorporation protein HypB, producing MCVTCGCSDGAEPTLTNLATGETTSLADPTAEHTHTLPNGQTLTHRHGPPDNASHAHNHDHGHDHGHDHDHNHPHSPNDPPHSHPDSQLPTPDSRLPHSLHTLELNVLAKNDLIAAQNRGWFEGRDVLALNLVSSPGAGKTTLLTQTLNDLKDRLSFAVIEGDQATLHDAERIRATGCGVVQVNTGTGCHLEAEMVRRGVQTLQPPAHSVLMIENVGNLVCPALFDLGERAKVAILSVTEGDDKPLKYPHMFRASQIMLLNKIDLLPYVSFDVDRCIAYARQVNPDIQVFPLSATSGEGLDHWYAWLLDQVNTLK from the coding sequence ATGTGCGTAACCTGCGGCTGTTCCGACGGGGCCGAACCCACCCTCACCAACCTCGCCACCGGGGAAACCACCTCCCTCGCTGACCCCACCGCCGAACACACCCACACCCTGCCCAACGGCCAAACCCTCACCCACCGCCACGGGCCACCGGATAATGCCTCCCATGCCCACAATCATGACCACGGACACGATCATGGGCATGATCACGACCACAATCACCCCCACAGCCCCAACGATCCCCCTCACTCCCATCCCGACTCCCAACTCCCGACTCCCGACTCCCGACTTCCCCACTCCCTCCACACCCTAGAACTCAACGTCCTCGCCAAAAACGACCTGATCGCCGCCCAAAATCGGGGCTGGTTTGAGGGCCGCGATGTGTTGGCCCTGAATCTGGTGAGTTCCCCCGGTGCGGGCAAAACCACGCTACTGACCCAGACCCTCAACGACCTCAAGGATCGCCTGTCCTTTGCGGTGATTGAGGGCGATCAGGCCACTCTCCACGATGCCGAGCGGATTCGGGCCACGGGCTGTGGTGTGGTGCAGGTGAACACGGGCACGGGCTGTCATTTGGAAGCGGAAATGGTGCGGCGCGGTGTGCAAACTCTGCAACCTCCGGCCCATTCGGTACTGATGATTGAGAACGTGGGCAATCTGGTCTGTCCGGCCCTGTTTGACCTGGGGGAACGGGCGAAGGTGGCCATTCTCTCGGTAACGGAGGGCGATGACAAACCGCTGAAGTATCCCCACATGTTCCGGGCCAGCCAGATTATGCTGCTGAACAAAATTGACCTGCTGCCCTACGTCAGCTTTGATGTGGATCGCTGCATCGCCTATGCTCGCCAGGTGAACCCCGATATTCAGGTTTTCCCGCTGTCGGCCACCTCCGGCGAAGGGCTGGATCATTGGTATGCGTGGCTGCTGGATCAGGTGAACACCTTGAAATAG
- the stpA gene encoding glucosylglycerol 3-phosphatase codes for MAFSATSVPLHQQVLSLDHRAWVQFLATTPNVLIIQDLDGVCMELVADPLDRQIDLAYVQATQAFAGHFYVLTNGEHTGTRGVNPLVERAWGGHDQAKAHAGYLPGLAAGGVQWQGRTGQGSHPGVSAAELEFLAAVPGQMRAGLRAFFQQRPGLLAAAAMQQGIEASVLDNLASPTVNLNTLHAQLQAAGDRDGAIYADLQRAMAALMTNLLDQAAQRGLGESFFVHYAPNRGRGADGQEVLDPGTETESGTTDFQFMVRGAIKEAGVLALLNRYYAQHTGEFPLGEGFSVRQAPRSLPELLALAEAHFDPARMPTLVGVGDTVTSRWSLGTDGQPVVQRGGSDRLFLQLIQDLGKRFHRGNLVTYVDSSGGQVKNRKPLKIGQHNGLPSVLEGPGDPRDTTDPLRLNVVFPGGHRQYCAAFQSAAQQRVQST; via the coding sequence ATGGCGTTTTCCGCAACTTCCGTCCCGCTGCACCAGCAGGTTTTGTCCTTAGATCACCGCGCTTGGGTGCAGTTTCTCGCCACCACGCCCAATGTGTTGATCATTCAGGATTTGGATGGGGTGTGCATGGAGCTGGTGGCGGATCCGCTGGATCGGCAGATTGACCTAGCCTACGTGCAGGCCACCCAAGCCTTCGCAGGGCATTTTTATGTGCTGACCAATGGCGAACATACGGGAACGCGGGGCGTGAATCCCTTGGTGGAGCGGGCCTGGGGCGGACACGATCAGGCCAAGGCCCACGCAGGCTATCTACCAGGACTGGCGGCGGGGGGCGTGCAGTGGCAAGGACGAACGGGCCAAGGGAGCCACCCAGGGGTGAGTGCGGCGGAGCTGGAGTTTTTGGCGGCGGTGCCCGGTCAGATGCGGGCGGGGCTCAGGGCTTTTTTTCAGCAGCGCCCAGGACTGCTAGCAGCAGCGGCGATGCAGCAAGGTATTGAAGCCTCGGTGCTGGATAATCTGGCTTCGCCGACGGTCAACCTCAATACGCTTCATGCCCAACTCCAGGCGGCGGGAGATCGCGATGGGGCCATCTATGCCGACCTGCAACGGGCCATGGCTGCTTTGATGACGAACCTGCTGGATCAGGCGGCGCAGCGCGGGCTAGGGGAGTCCTTTTTTGTCCACTATGCCCCCAATCGTGGCCGGGGAGCCGATGGCCAGGAGGTGCTAGATCCGGGGACAGAAACGGAATCGGGCACCACAGATTTTCAGTTTATGGTGCGAGGGGCCATCAAGGAAGCGGGGGTGCTGGCCCTGCTGAACCGCTACTATGCCCAGCATACGGGCGAGTTTCCCCTGGGGGAAGGCTTCAGCGTGCGTCAGGCTCCCCGTAGCCTGCCAGAGTTGCTGGCCTTAGCCGAGGCCCACTTCGACCCTGCCCGGATGCCGACCCTAGTGGGGGTGGGGGATACCGTCACCAGCCGCTGGAGCCTGGGCACAGATGGTCAGCCCGTGGTGCAGCGGGGGGGCAGTGATCGCCTCTTTTTGCAGCTCATCCAAGATTTGGGAAAACGCTTTCACCGGGGCAACCTCGTCACCTATGTAGACAGCAGCGGTGGCCAGGTAAAGAACCGGAAACCGCTGAAAATCGGGCAACACAACGGCCTGCCCAGTGTCCTCGAAGGCCCCGGCGATCCCCGCGACACCACCGATCCCCTCCGCCTGAATGTGGTCTTTCCAGGCGGGCATCGGCAATACTGCGCCGCCTTTCAATCCGCCGCCCAGCAGCGCGTTCAAAGTACTTGA
- a CDS encoding ROK family protein, giving the protein MGAAAQQVIGIDLGGSAIKLGRFTVSGDCLADLTVPTPQPATPAAVVSAIAVAIDQLDPHREAGAIGLGTPGPADAAGRIARVAINLAGWRDVPIADWLEDKTGRPTLVANDANCAGLGEAWLGAGRNFQDLILLTLGTGVGGAVILNGELFVGRQGTAAELGLITLNPDGPPCNSGNRGSLEQYCSVQAIQRQTGRSPAELYQQAQAGDVEAITFWQTYGRWLGAGLASLVYVLTPEAIILGGGVSAAADLFLPTVRQELEERVLPSSRQGLQVLVAELGNRAGMVGAARLALPLVHPTR; this is encoded by the coding sequence ATGGGCGCAGCGGCACAGCAGGTCATTGGTATTGATTTGGGCGGATCCGCCATCAAATTAGGACGCTTTACCGTCAGCGGGGATTGCCTCGCCGATCTGACGGTGCCCACCCCCCAGCCTGCCACCCCCGCCGCCGTGGTCAGCGCCATCGCTGTCGCCATCGACCAACTGGATCCCCACCGCGAGGCCGGAGCCATTGGCCTAGGCACCCCTGGCCCTGCGGATGCCGCCGGACGCATCGCCCGGGTGGCGATTAACCTAGCGGGCTGGAGGGATGTGCCCATTGCCGACTGGCTGGAGGACAAAACCGGACGGCCCACCCTGGTGGCCAACGATGCCAACTGTGCCGGATTGGGAGAAGCTTGGCTGGGGGCGGGGCGCAATTTCCAAGACCTGATTCTGCTCACCCTGGGCACGGGGGTTGGAGGGGCGGTTATTCTCAACGGGGAACTGTTTGTGGGCCGTCAGGGCACCGCCGCCGAGCTGGGCCTGATTACCCTCAACCCCGATGGCCCCCCCTGCAACAGCGGCAACCGAGGTTCCCTAGAGCAATACTGTTCGGTTCAGGCTATCCAGCGCCAAACCGGGCGATCCCCCGCCGAACTGTACCAGCAGGCCCAGGCCGGGGATGTGGAAGCCATCACCTTCTGGCAGACCTACGGACGCTGGCTGGGGGCGGGCTTGGCCAGCCTGGTCTACGTCCTCACCCCGGAGGCGATTATTTTGGGGGGTGGGGTCAGTGCCGCCGCCGATCTCTTTTTGCCCACCGTGCGCCAAGAACTGGAGGAACGGGTGCTGCCCAGTTCCCGCCAGGGGCTTCAGGTGTTGGTGGCCGAACTGGGCAACCGGGCTGGCATGGTGGGGGCGGCGCGGCTGGCCTTGCCCCTAGTGCATCCCACCCGATAG
- a CDS encoding DMT family transporter — protein MPPLPWIYLKLLLTMALWGGTFIAGRLVAQEMGAFAAAFCRFAVATLALVALTYAVEGALSRPPKYLWWPILGLGLTGIFAYNVFFFSGLQTVEAGRAALIIALNPVAIALGAALFLKDSITPRKGLGIGLSLLGAGVVISGGNPLALVRGEVGRGELLILGCVVSWMIYTLLGKRVMQSLSPFAATTYACGAGALMLLGPALADGLLTVIPTASLTAWASILYLGVLGSAVGFSWYYDGLRQLGPARAGVFINLVPVFAILLAAVMLNEIPSPSLLLGGLLVILGVILTNR, from the coding sequence ATGCCCCCGCTGCCATGGATTTACCTAAAGCTGCTGCTGACCATGGCCCTGTGGGGCGGCACCTTCATCGCTGGGCGGCTGGTGGCGCAGGAGATGGGAGCCTTTGCGGCGGCGTTTTGTCGGTTTGCGGTGGCCACGCTGGCCCTGGTGGCGCTGACCTATGCGGTAGAAGGGGCGTTGTCTCGTCCGCCCAAGTACCTGTGGTGGCCGATTTTGGGGCTGGGCCTAACGGGGATTTTTGCCTACAATGTCTTCTTCTTTTCGGGCCTACAAACCGTTGAAGCCGGACGGGCGGCGCTGATCATTGCCCTCAACCCGGTAGCCATTGCCCTAGGGGCGGCGTTGTTTTTGAAAGACTCCATCACGCCACGAAAAGGGCTGGGGATCGGCCTCTCGCTGCTGGGGGCGGGGGTGGTGATTAGCGGCGGCAACCCCTTGGCCCTGGTGCGCGGCGAGGTGGGGCGGGGGGAACTGCTGATCCTCGGCTGTGTGGTGAGTTGGATGATCTATACTCTGCTGGGCAAGCGGGTGATGCAGTCCCTTTCCCCCTTTGCGGCCACGACCTACGCCTGTGGGGCGGGGGCCTTGATGCTGCTGGGGCCAGCCTTAGCCGATGGTCTTTTAACAGTGATCCCCACCGCCAGCCTCACGGCCTGGGCCAGCATCCTCTACCTGGGCGTGTTGGGATCCGCCGTGGGGTTTAGCTGGTACTACGATGGTCTGCGTCAGCTTGGCCCCGCTAGGGCAGGGGTATTCATTAACCTAGTGCCCGTGTTTGCCATTCTGTTGGCGGCGGTAATGCTCAACGAAATCCCTTCGCCCTCGCTGCTGCTGGGGGGGCTGCTGGTGATTCTGGGCGTGATTTTAACCAATCGTTGA
- a CDS encoding hydrogenase maturation nickel metallochaperone HypA, which translates to MHELSITQTIIDTVIEAAQGASVRRITLEIGELSAILPDSIQFCFDACIPNTPLAGAELDIKTIPGRGRCRTCGHEMPLDMPYGICDQCDSLAIDIVAGQGLVILSMETVPCA; encoded by the coding sequence ATGCACGAACTGAGCATCACCCAGACGATTATTGACACCGTGATTGAGGCGGCTCAGGGGGCCTCCGTGCGCCGCATTACCCTAGAGATTGGCGAACTCTCTGCGATTTTGCCCGATTCTATCCAATTCTGCTTTGATGCCTGCATCCCCAACACCCCCCTGGCCGGGGCTGAGTTAGACATTAAAACCATCCCAGGACGAGGCCGCTGCCGAACCTGCGGCCACGAAATGCCCCTGGATATGCCCTACGGCATTTGCGATCAATGCGATAGCCTAGCCATCGACATCGTTGCCGGACAAGGACTGGTGATTCTTTCTATGGAGACCGTGCCATGTGCGTAA
- a CDS encoding Coenzyme F420 hydrogenase/dehydrogenase, beta subunit C-terminal domain: protein MTLAQPPHRKAKALRPGAPRPAKELCSECGFCDTYYIHYVKDACAFLNQQFPTLEQQSHGRQRDLAQDNEVYFGVHQDMVAARKHQPIEGAQWTGIVSSIAIEMLTQGKVEGVVCVQNTEEDRFQPKPVIATTPEEILAARVNKPTLSPNLSVLEQVEKSGMKRLLVIGVGCQIQALRAVQDKLGLEKLYVLGTPCVDNVSRAGLQKFLETTSRSPETVVHYEFMQDFRVHFKHEDGSTETVPFFGLKTNQLKDVFAPSCMSCFDYVNGLADLVVGYMGAPFGWQWLVVRNQTGQEMLDLVMDQLETQPVMSQGDRHQAVQQSIPAYDKGVTLPMWAAKLMGIVIERIGPKGLEYARFSIDSHFTRNYLYLKRNHPEKLEAHVPDFAKKIVSQYKLPD, encoded by the coding sequence ATGACCCTGGCTCAGCCGCCCCATCGTAAAGCCAAAGCCCTACGCCCCGGTGCCCCTCGCCCCGCCAAAGAGCTCTGTAGTGAGTGCGGCTTTTGTGACACCTACTACATCCACTACGTCAAAGATGCCTGTGCGTTTCTGAACCAGCAGTTCCCTACCCTAGAGCAGCAAAGCCACGGGCGGCAGCGAGATTTGGCCCAGGATAATGAGGTGTACTTTGGGGTTCACCAAGACATGGTGGCCGCCCGCAAACACCAGCCCATCGAAGGGGCACAGTGGACGGGGATCGTCAGCTCCATCGCCATTGAGATGCTGACCCAGGGCAAGGTGGAAGGGGTCGTGTGTGTGCAAAACACCGAAGAAGACCGCTTCCAGCCCAAGCCCGTAATTGCCACCACGCCGGAGGAAATCCTCGCCGCCCGCGTCAACAAGCCCACCCTGTCGCCCAACCTCTCGGTGCTAGAGCAGGTGGAAAAGTCCGGCATGAAGCGGCTGCTGGTGATTGGGGTGGGTTGTCAAATCCAGGCGCTGAGGGCCGTGCAGGACAAGCTGGGCCTGGAAAAGCTTTACGTCCTCGGTACCCCCTGCGTGGATAACGTCAGCCGCGCCGGACTGCAAAAATTTCTGGAAACCACCAGCCGCTCGCCGGAGACGGTGGTGCACTACGAGTTCATGCAGGACTTCCGGGTGCATTTCAAACATGAGGACGGATCCACCGAAACCGTACCCTTCTTTGGCCTCAAAACCAACCAGCTCAAGGACGTGTTTGCCCCCTCCTGCATGAGCTGTTTTGACTACGTGAACGGCTTGGCCGACCTGGTGGTGGGCTATATGGGCGCACCCTTTGGCTGGCAGTGGCTGGTGGTGCGCAACCAAACTGGGCAAGAAATGCTGGATTTGGTGATGGATCAGCTAGAGACCCAGCCCGTTATGTCCCAGGGGGATCGGCACCAGGCCGTGCAGCAAAGCATTCCCGCCTACGACAAAGGTGTAACGCTCCCGATGTGGGCCGCCAAGCTGATGGGGATTGTGATCGAGCGGATTGGCCCCAAGGGGTTGGAATACGCCCGCTTCTCCATTGATTCCCACTTCACCCGCAACTATCTCTACCTGAAGCGGAACCATCCCGAAAAGCTGGAAGCCCACGTCCCCGACTTTGCCAAAAAAATTGTGTCGCAGTACAAACTGCCCGACTAG